In Papaver somniferum cultivar HN1 unplaced genomic scaffold, ASM357369v1 unplaced-scaffold_135, whole genome shotgun sequence, one DNA window encodes the following:
- the LOC113334006 gene encoding uncharacterized protein LOC113334006, which produces MTAPPPAHLGHPNGHYSHESTDPTLLAILESQRRKEAALRDLQQRNLTLEFENYQLRNLRSRSRGSSSRGISGHQGRVGRVPPTTVPSNSVRSGQPPTPPIRGYGPPEDSSTEDERRERNHQQRGTRADNATEAKLMELEEKIRKLSGSGEEDKLAEVISEAKRTPFTQDLELRAFPPKCTLRTFPSRFDGTGDTVEHLKMYTMSLIQWKNHEVVMCKFFLEILEGEARKWFYNLPPGTVDNYETLVEAFLETYMHNNRPRPRVNRLFTLARRFREPLRLLTDRWKNLCTEIGKVPVDQQIFRFENVLGRSDPIWIAMFTEKPQTLKETRKMQEHFIALEEIQEESRDRGVQEASAAPESTSDDVQHRPEKIPSPPTRGNGKKEWLAQGKRPRNEARTYTPLNAPLEEIFK; this is translated from the coding sequence ATGACGGCGCCACCCCCTGCTCATTTAGGCCATCCAAATGGTCACTATAGCCATGAGAGTACGGATCCAACTCTACTCGCAATTCTAGAAAGTCAAAGAAGGAAAGAGGCGGCTTTAAGGGATCTTCAGCAGAGGAACCTAACTTTAGAGTTTGAGAACTATCAGCTACGGAACTTGAGGTCGAGGTCGAGAGGGTCTTCCAGTCGAGGGATATCAGGCCACCAAGGCCGAGTCGGGCGAGTACCACCAACGACAGTACCGAGCAATTCCGTCCGATCAGGACAACCCCCGACACCACCTATCCGAGGGTACGGTCCACCCGAGGATTCATCAACAGAAGACGAAAGGCGCGAGAGGAATCATCAACAGAGAGGCACAAGGGCCGACAATGCAACCGAAGCCAAGCTAATGGAGTTAGAAGAAAAGATAAGGAAGCTGTCAGGAAGCGGCGAAGAAGATAAGCTAGCCGAGGTCATAAGCGAGGCCAAGAGGACCCCTTTCACCCAAGATCTAGAACTAAGGGCCTTCCCACCCAAGTGCACGCTCCGCACATTTCCATCTAGGTTCGACGGTACGGGAGACACAGTCgagcatttgaagatgtacacTATGTCCCTAATCCAATGGAAGaaccatgaggtggtaatgtgTAAATTCTTCCTGGAAATCCTGGAGGGCGAGGCAAGGAAGTGGTTCTACAATCTCCCACCAGGAACAGTCGACAATTAtgagactctagtcgaagccttcctCGAAACTTACATGCACAACAACAGACCTCGTCCCAGGGTCAACAGGTTATTCACCTTGGCCCGACGGTTTAGAGAGCCACTCAGGTTGTTGACCGATCGATGGAAAAATTTGTGCACAGAAATTGGGAAAGTACCAGTCGACCAGCAGATATTCAGGTTCGAAAACGTATTAGGGAGGTCAGACCCTATCTGGATAGCCATGTTTACTGAAAAACCACAGACATTGAAAGAGACGAGGAAAATGCAGGAGCATTTCATCGCCCTAGAAGAAATTCAGGAGGAATCAAGGGATAGGGGAGTGCAAGAGGCTAGTGCGGCGCCCGAGTCGACATCGGACGATGTTCAACATCGGCCCGAGAAGATACCGAGCCCACCTACGCGAGGAAATGGGAAGAAGGAATGGTTAGCTCAAGGAAAGAGGCCGAGGAACGAGGCGAGAACATACACCCCTTTGAAtgctccactagaagaaatcttcaaataG